Genomic segment of Gopherus flavomarginatus isolate rGopFla2 chromosome 2, rGopFla2.mat.asm, whole genome shotgun sequence:
ACTTCCTTTTGGCTAGAACAAAAGTTAATATTTACCTACATAAGACCAACTGCTTCTGTTACTCGGCAGTGTGTTCCTGTTGCTTGATCAAACTGGTATATggtactgtcatggtataattccccactctgaaccttagcgtccaaaagatggggtaccagcatgaattcctctaagctcaattaccagcttagaacctgtagcgctgccaccaaccaggaattccagtgcctggtacactctggtcccccaaaaaaaccttgcccggggacccccaagacccagaccctctggatcttaacacaaggaaagtaaaccctttccctccccgttgcctctcccaggcttcccctccctgggttaccctggaagatcactgtgattcaaactccttgaatcttaaaacagagaggaaaattcacctttccccctccttctctcttcccctcccagactctccctgagagagaaagtaattctaacacagagagaaaaataacctctctctcccccttccctcctttctccccaccaattccctggtggatccagaccccgtcccctggggtctcacaccagcataaaaaacaatcaggttcttaaacaagaaacttttaattaaacaaagaaaaaatagtaaatattatctttgtaaatttaaaatggaataggtacagggtctttcagcaatagacactgggaataccctcccagtctaagtatacaaataaaaattaaaatcttttcagcaaaataccaatttgaactccttccagccaaatacacatttgcgaataaagaaaacaaacataacctaactctctttatctacctagtactcactattctgaatctataagaacctgtatcacagagattgaagagaaacctggttgcacttctggtccctctgagccccctgagtgaacaacaaccaaaaactaacagcacacacagaaacttccctccctcaagatttgaaagtatcctgtctcctgattggtcctctggtcaggtgacagcctggctcactggtcttgttaactctttacaggcaaaagagatataaactacttctgttctattaactcctactatctgtttatgacaggtacatTTTGCCTTATTGCACAGTTCAGGTGAAGGCTGCCCCTGGAGACACTTCAGGTGAGCAGAGCgattgattttttcctcctgTACAGAGCCTAGTGTATTTCTCACCATTGTTGCCTTTTCATGCATGTTGAGTCCAGTTTGCTGGCAGAGAGGATTTTTTCCCAATGAACTTTTCGTGCTGGTTATTATTTTTTGGTAATATGCTGAATTGCCTGTCATAAGATGCGTTGCTGTGGAGGATTAAACGTATCAATTTTACAAGTTTTGAAAGCACAGAGAATCTTGCCTGGGCTTGACTTACTGAGTCATTTATTAGAGGTGTTTTATGACACAATTCAGGAAGTGCATACCAGGCTGACAATCCCTAATTTGAGGAAGCAGAGGATCTATTTGTTACACACTGATCACATCAGGAAATCGATCAGTTACAACCTCTATATCATGGAAAGAGGCAGATAAATGATAGGCTGGATTAACAAAAGCCAAGCTTTTAAGTACAGGCTCTTCTAAAGGCATtgcttttttcaaacaaattgCATGGCTTCaaccaaaaatattttacataacCTTGTATTGATCGTGTTTTCCTTTCTTCTGTAGTTATGTGTCTCAATGCCCACAAACACTTCAAATGAGGGTAACGTCACAGAAGAGTCCTTGTAATTTAGTTCTGTAATATTTTTTGCTTGCAGCTACCACAGAGGGTTGCACAAATCTCAAGAGTGTATTTTTGAGCAGGATCATCATTGCTGGGTGCAAAAGTTTGGAGGAGCAAGTTGAACTTTTTAGACATGGGCAGCACAACTTGCAGAAACAATAAATACACGTTTGACAAAGGATTCTCGAAGCTAATTGGGAGTTGAGAACCTCAGCGTCTGCACATTTCAGGAGGCACACATAGGACAAGGCCAGATATTGGAGCTGGTTCTCTCCCCATTAAGCCTTCTAATCAAGCTTTGTCCTTTTGTTCCCTCTACCACTCCTGGAGCAGCCGTACCACCACAGGGGGCAAGGTATCCAAGTCCACTACAACAGGAGTTAGTGGACAATCATCCAGTGCCATGTGACAAGGATATTAACCTTTTATAGCCCTGACTCATGTTGTGTGTGATTGGGGCAGGGAAACAAAGATCACTGTCTGGCCAGTATTTCATACCTTCGTTACAGGAAAGCTGCTGGTGAGTGGAATGTCATCTCTAAGTTTGGGATTTCCTGTGCGTATGGCTGGTAGATTTGGCTATTTAATGTATCTGTGGTTTTATACTTCTGCAATATGCTGCTGTTCTGTCAGAAGATCCATCTGtctaggtacttacatggcctTCATCATCATAGTATCAGCAGAATTAAAGGGTACAGAATTAATCAGCCAGGCCTCTTCAGCAGGATAAAATCTTTAGaaccataaaacaaaacaagttacctcagcaaaaccaaatgtaaaaataaaggCCCTTTCCATGCTGCAGATTTAACCCAGAGCTCAGATTTGGTGTGTGGAGCCCTGTACTCCCATAGGCAAACTCCCTTCCCTGTCTCCTCACACAGCAGTTTTATCTTACAGACCGTCTACAGAGCTCCAGTgcatggggaaggagggatgtgggagaagggaagttagCTCTGAAATAAACCCTTACTTACTGGGAATTGCTGCTGCACTAGACTCAGCCCTTCTTCTGTTTTCCTGTCAGGTGTCAAAGAACGGCTCATTAAACAATTCCCAAATGAACACGATGCTCCTAAGTGCAATGACTCTAAGTgccattcccctccctccttttctgttctttctagtttctattggcttttagttttgtatttttaaaaatactttatagTGGTTGATGAACAAAAGTGTTATTGTCTCCTGCTGGTTTTTTCcctctagaatttttttttctttagtggctTTTAAGGCAGAGCTGACACAAGTGCATTGAAGGGTGTTGTCAGGCCTGCTGATGGGGTACAGCGTTGTGGGATGATTAATGATTATGCTGGGGACTTACTGGCTACTTGGTCTTATTGCTGATCCCTGAGACATCTTTCACAAAAATCACAGCTTTTGTTTAACTAATCAGAAAAGCTAATGGAAAAGCAACTGTCCGCTGCTCAATCTAGTTTCCCAACATCTGGCACTAAACTCTGCCAGCAATGAGGATACTTGTGTGACAGTGGTGTGTCTTGGAGCTCAGCATCATGTGCAGAATAGCTATGGATCCTTCTTGCTTTATCTCAGGTCCTTATGCAGCGCCCCATACCATAATACTTGAGTgcctgacatttttaaaaatatagttatCTTTGCAATACCTGTCAGGTAAGGACTTATCTAGCTTACAAATGGGGAATTTAGGCACATAGACATTAAGTGACATGGCCAgcatcacacaagaagtctgtggcagagccaggagacaATCTGGGTTCCACTGATTCCCATTCCAGAGCATACTTGGCATGCATATAAAAAACAGCACCTTTGTCATCAAAAAGAAGTATAAAGGACTACTGCTACTGCTAACAATAAAAGAATATAAGCCGAGGTATCTGAGTGATTTAAGGATTTGTTTAAGACTCTTAAAGCAGCTGTAGTTGTaagaagtggtggtggtggtggtgatgatacAGAAAATCCATTGTGGAGGGGTGTGAGGGGAATAAAACTATTCTGAAAAGATAAGGAAGCAAAACAAAATCTAATTTCCTGTAACTGCAaggagctgtgctgcaactgaaacTGTTTTGCTATGTGATGTGCAGTTCTGAAATGTAATCAGCATCTCCTAGACTTTCACTGTTCCTTAGCCTTATTGGCTGAaggcaaatcagaggaggagcATGCCTCTGAATACTTTTTCACTCTCTACACACCATAAAACAGGCAGCATGCGTACACTGCCTGGCAGAGTGGTGCTTGCGGTTTTAAATTGGTTTCCACTCAGCAGCAGTCACTTGAGTATTTTACATTTACCTCTCCTAATGGAAGACCAGAAAATACGTGAATGCATCAGTATATATAAGCTATGTGGGGGGGGGAAACCAAAACAGCTGTAGATTGAATATTATGGAACTTGCTAACCATGCTAAAGGTGGTGGTTATTAGAAACTGCATCTGTAAGAGACAAAACCAGCATTTCAGAGTCTGAAATCCTGCTATTTGATATTATGCTAGAGTTTTAACTGCTTTCTCCGTTGGAGGCTTTTGTGCTAACTTTGCAAGTGAAAAGTCTCAGGAAGACTACAAGGAAACGAAAAAGAAACTTGATATTTAAAAGGCAGAAGGCTGGAAAAATACCACTTGGCATTGGATCGGCGCTTCATAAGATGAACATCACACATCACCTTGGCATGCACCAGCCTCTGCGCTTCTGGAACCACAGCTATGGATTGCATGGTGGTGCCAATGAGTCAAGTGGAAAAGGTTACTCCTCTGGGGGGTGCTATGAGCAACTTTTTGTGGCCCCGGAAGTGTTTGTGACTCTGGGCTTCATAAGTTTATTGGAGAACATTTTGGTCATTGTGGCAATAGCCAAGAACAAGAATCTGCATTCACCAATGTACTTTTTCATCTGTAGTCTGGCAGTGGCTGATATGCTAGTGAGTCTGTCAAATGGATCAGAAACCATTGTAATCACTCTGTTAAACAATACAGACACTGGTGCACAAAGTTTCACCGTAAACATTGACAATGTCATTGACTCGGTGATTTGCAGTTCCTTACTTGCATCCATTTGCAGCCTGCTTTCAATAGCTGTGGACAGGTATTTTACGATCTTTTATGCTCTCCAGTACCATAACATTGTGACAGTGAAACGTGTAGGGATCATCATAACATGCATCTGGGCTGCTTGCACGGTTTCAGGCATTTTGTTCATCATTTACTCAGACAGCAGCGTTGTCATCATCTGTCTTATCAGCATGTTCTTCACCATGCTAGTTCTCATGGCCTCCCTCTATGTCCACATGTTCATGCTGGCCCGACTGCATATCAAAAAGATTGCAGTTCTTCCAGGGACGGGCACCATTCGTCAAGGTGCCAACATGAAGGGGGCCATCACTTTGACCATCTTGATAGGGGTTTTTGTTGTGTGCTGGGCCCCATTTTTCCTCCACTTGATTTTCTACATCTCCTGCCCCCACAACCCATATTGTGTGTGTTTCATGTCCCACTTTAACTTGTACCTCATTCTCATCATGTGCAATTCCATCATTGATCCCCTTATCTATGCATTCCGGAGTCAAGAGCTCAGGAAAACCTTCAAGGAGATCATTTGCTGCTGTTGCCTTCGAGGGCTTTGTGACTTGTCTAACAAATATTAAATGGAAACAGAGAAACTACTGTGCCCACAGACCTCTAAACCTTCTAGTACTTTTCTCAACAGAACCTGAGCTACGTCTTTAATAAtgaatctctctctcctgcagttATAAGTCTCATTCATGTACAATTTATATCTCTGTGTAGTGCCTGTGCAAGCTACAGCTGTGATTATTTAActttgtggggaaaaaacctcACCAGTCtgtaagtaaaagaaaaatgtaatctAATAATACTAATAAACATGATCATCTGTAGGTCCTAGATGTTGGGAAATAAGTTAATTGCCTTGCTTAAAATACACATATATTACTCTCCAAACTTATCCTAATTCTGTTAACCTAAAAACCAAAGGCAGTTAGTTACTTTCATCCATGTCTTCAATTATACACAcatgaaaatttaaaatgtagTTAGGCTAATGATGAGTGCTTCTATATATTATTTGTGTAATGGTGGAttgaattatatattttaaattgacATGTTTCATTGAGTTAACTCAGTTCAATAATTACCTTCATCATAAGGATTCAAAATAATTGAATAAAGTTTCTTTCCACTGATGCATGTACTGTCAAAAATTAATAAGATTTTTACAACTTGGCCACACAAGATGATAGCTAGCTAGATAATGTTTTACAAGATAGTGATTGCTGTATGACTGAGGTTCAGCTCAGCAAGTGGAAATACGTTCCTAGAGTGACATTTAGTGCTGGATAAAGTTGCCAGACTTAAGCCACTTGTTTATCTGCAGAACAGATGTAATATGGGTAGGGTTGAcagaatttttgattttttttttatagttttgatggataatatcaatgtttatttttaagcattgtttcctatttttatcaatttaaaatttcacagttgtgggaaattatggcaGTCAGATAATAATTATTTCATAACAAtacatgttgagattcaaaaagctaaAATTTTATAATcactaaaacacaaattgtcaatatcacatgtcaaaataataTCCAGTAAAAAGCCTGAAATCAAACtcttaagttctcaagcagcatttttcttactttgcctcccTGTAAAGTTTGATTATTATTGGagatattttttcattggtttgcatGTTTATGGTAAAATCAACATTTATTGACAATTACCAATAAAAGTCTAATCCTTGAAAGCCTAAATATGGGCATTGACAGCACAAGCTTCTATACATAGACTTACCTTGGTACCAGGGGATCTATCTCAAGGGTTAAAAGGCAACTTCAGTCTCTGAATATTTTCTGTCCTTCCCCTCTCTAACAAGACTACCAATATGGGTGTCACTTGTGGTGTAAGCTGGATGCAGGCACCTTTTAATATACAAATAATACCACAGCATTCAATAGTAATTGCACCAAATTCTGCAGTACTGCTATGCAAGATGTTGTGGGTTCACACCATTATTGTAGAATATTGTTTATAGTATTTTCTTGTTAATAAAATCACCTGTCAGCTAGGACATGCAGTGAGATGATTAATTCATTCCTCGTATGCCACTGAGCAAGACTAGATTGTCCTTTGGACATTGCTTGGGGAGACTGTGTAGTAAAATGGAAGTGACAATGGCTTGTGAGTCTGGAAACTCTGGTTGTGCGGCCAGTGACCTGTGTCTAATCATTTTGTCTCTCTGTTCCAAATCCAAACACTATAAACACAGTGAATTCAAAGTTAAAGGAAACCTTAAAATGAATACAAACATGTTCAAGTATGAAAATGTACAATTAGTACActcaagcaaccttaactcttccCTGCAATGACACCAGGCAATAAATATATGTTTGTGATTAAAGCTTGTTAATATTTTTGTACTTAAATTGATGTTTAAAGacacattacatttttttaaaaatttatttcatGCTGTGGAGCCATGTGAAAAGCATTTTCTTATCTTAACCTCTCCATGAAAAAGATGCAGATTCCATAAGGGGAAAGCAATTATTTCATCAAGAAAATTCTATTTTCACAACAAAAATGTCAAAGCTCCACGAATATTTGCCCCCAAAGTGCTTTTTCACAATATTATTTCACTCTGGATTAAAGCAATTAATATTTAAACACAGATTTTGTAATTAGAGTGCCATTAGTTTATAGAGGTATAGTGATTTTTATGTGCAATTTTTCcaagttattttattttgcaaaggTTATAAAACTCTGCAAAACCATaacaaagaatttttttaaaggtacctAAAAATCcagcttcctctctctctgcagatTAGCTCAAAGTTCAAGGTGAGTTTCACGGgcctaaatatttaaaaatgactcACTTTTTGGATGCCTGACTTTAGATGTTTTAAAAGGGGTTAAATTTCAGAGAGTGGGTGCTCAACTCTAGAAATGGTCAGAAATGGATTTTCCATCTCAcggaaaaaaaaatgagatttcaGGTTTTTTTAGTATTGATCAAGGATGAACAgacacaatttaatttttttcattaaattaaatctaaaaaaaatcttttcagattaatcaaaatgtttttttggtttaattttgacctgtgtgtgtgtgtgtgtgtgtgtgtatgtgtgtgtgtgtgtgtgtgtgtgtacacacacacacacacacatttcaaaatgaaaagttgtttctagaagaaaaatcaaaactttctgttctgaaatgtttttacattttcaatctGTTTTCCCTAAAATTTTTGTTAAAATCAATACAACTTCATGAAATACGTCAATTTAGTTGAAGCAGTGCTTTTCTGAAGGAAAACTGTTTAGATGAATATTTTTCAACAAGCttactcagcactttctgaagatCGAGCCTCTTTAAGATTTGTCAAGATGGGCATCCAAAAAAGGAGGCACCAAAATCACGAGCTACTTCTGAAAGTTTAAGCCAGAGTGTCTACATTATTACTACCAATATAGTGGATGGTGGGGCATGTAGAGGGGCATCTAGTCAATGTATGACTTTGGGGATCTCAGTATTTTGGACAAGTAAGTTTACAGTCATTTATGTGCTGACAGCTACTGAGATTTGTCTATTTGAGACATTCAGTAAGATGGTTCAGGAAGGTTTTGTACAGTGTCTTGATAATATCAATCCATACAATATTGGTTGAGGTGCAAGATTTcagtttttttcttgtttttatccCTTGAAAGCTCAGAAAACGCAGAAGGAAGATAATGAATTAAAACATTAAATTTTCAACATGAAGGGGAATTTTAGCCTCTACAATTTATGTCCTGATCCTGCGAAcacttatacacatgcttaaatttactaCTATGTGGAGTCCAATTGATTTCTCTGAGACTGCTCATggcagtaaagttaagcacatgtataagtTTGTGCAGGATCAGTCTCTCAGATTATACCCTAATTACAGTGGGTGTCAATAAAAGCTCAGCACTTGCTCAGCCAGGAACCTAGAATAAGAAGCTGATAATTCAGTTGTTGTTGAGGCTTCTTGGCACCcctcaggattgggcccaatcTTTCAATATTCAGTGTCTTGCAGAATTGTGGCCTAGACCCTGGTATCTTCCTGTACTTACAGTAAAAGACAATGGTATAATGCCGAGTGGCAAATAGTGAGATTTTAATGGCATACCCTGCATTAACATTAATCATTTCCctttataagaagaaaaaaaagatggaaaTAAGATACCTTTGTCTAGTACACCTGTGTTGGGGGCCTGAGGAAAACAAATCACTTTTACAGATTCTAAAGAGAGGATTAAAGATGAAAGAATAAGTTAAACTACAAAAAAATCCTCTCAAAAAACGTGGAATTCTATTTGATTCTGTCAAAGGACTTTTCATCATCTACAAGACATTGCACATATCTACAAATGTTAGGTGTACTGAATTACACTGAAAAGTTTGCTGATATTTTCAGCCAACTAATTTGTGCTTGGGAAATCATGCCTGGCACTTTGTAAATTATTTTCTGAACTACTCATTTaacattcagagaaaacattctaTCTTATAGTTTATGGTTTAGGGTGATATTAAATAAGGAGGTAATTTTCATAATGTATTGGTTACCCCACAGATTTTTTCCTCAACAATATTGTCATAATTTCCAGAAAAGAGTTCCAGTCCCTTGCCCTATTTACAAGACCAGGGCTGGGCAACTTTAAGGTATTAGAGGGCCACAAAATCCACTGGAACATTTTGATGGGCTGGGAGCTCTGACACAgaggtgagggggaggttggatgcTGCCCCACAGggtgtgatgggggaggggaatatcctgcccctgggatgtgggaggtcCTGAGATGAGTCAGGTCCTGCCCCCAGAGAGTGTGATGGTGGGGTGGGACCCATGGTGGGAGGTTGCAGAGTAAGACTGCCCCACTCTCAGTCATACAGTCCGCTCCTATCCCATGGGACTGGGACTGGCTAcctgctagggttgccaattttgtaaTCACACGAAACCAAactcccttgccctgccccttcctgagaCTCCACCTCTGTCCTGCTACTTCCTGGAAGCCTCACCCTCTGTTCACTCCATCCCTACTCTGTGACATtttataccttgggggagcatacTGTAACCTCCAtagtcctcattttcatataatcatgaatacatataaagcatgccctgtaaggtatcaggggaaaggttatgatcttctAAAAGTCATTTCTCGATCCATATATGTATattattaatgcatatgaagttatgagaattgtgtagtaCGGTTTTCATTAAAACATACTGTAAATTTGGGGAATCAaacagatattagctccccaaaGGCAACAGCAAGGGAAGTAACTAACACCCAGGCAGAGTGTGAAACAActcatcaacagccattgtccagcaaggaagctacaatgcaatgactcacttgcattaggccacaccaggggactTGCTCAACCTTGCTGAGTGACTCAGCAGTGCCCAactgaaaatataaaacagacCGAGTGGACATATACTTGGCCCTTCTCTTGCCCCCATCTATGCTGCATGCAaccaagacactgagaagaagacaagactccagaacaggagattggcccaggtttaaggaacaaacctgtatattaaagAGTGCACTATCcactggggtgagaaaaactgtctaatctagttgctgcccagtctaatagggttgagagtttagattgCATGCTTATATtgtatttcttttggtaactgact
This window contains:
- the MC4R gene encoding melanocortin receptor 4; translation: MNITHHLGMHQPLRFWNHSYGLHGGANESSGKGYSSGGCYEQLFVAPEVFVTLGFISLLENILVIVAIAKNKNLHSPMYFFICSLAVADMLVSLSNGSETIVITLLNNTDTGAQSFTVNIDNVIDSVICSSLLASICSLLSIAVDRYFTIFYALQYHNIVTVKRVGIIITCIWAACTVSGILFIIYSDSSVVIICLISMFFTMLVLMASLYVHMFMLARLHIKKIAVLPGTGTIRQGANMKGAITLTILIGVFVVCWAPFFLHLIFYISCPHNPYCVCFMSHFNLYLILIMCNSIIDPLIYAFRSQELRKTFKEIICCCCLRGLCDLSNKY